The genomic stretch CTGTTCGCCTGAAGTACCCACTTACTGTATGCCACCGCGATTTTGACAACAAGCGGGCGTGCTCAACCGGCCCGTGACGCCCGCCAGCGGCCGGGGCGCATAGAGCAGACCATGAAGCAGGAATCCCTCGGAGTCCGGGCATGATCCCGGCGCCGGTCCCGGTCTTTCCGATAGTGGCCATTTTGGTGGCTGCCGCCGGCGTGTTTTTCTATGCCTCGTTTCTTGCGGGCCGGGGAATTTCGCGCTCGGACCGGGGCTCGGCGGCGTGGAGGCGCACCTTCGCCGTGGCCATCGCGGCCGCCGTGCTGGGGGTGGCAACATCCGCCTTCCTGGTGAACATCCTCGCCAGCCATGACCGGAACTACAACATGGTCGTCTGGGCGTCCCTGGCCAAGAACTACGGCGTCCAGTCAGCCATACCGGATCAGGGCCTCAAGGAGGGCGTTCCGTTCGCAGCAATCGTGAACGGAAAAAACGTCCAGTGCACCCTCAACCTGCCACAGACCGTGGTCTGCGACGGGGAGACAGTGCCAGCGAACAGCTGACCGGCCTTCGTCTACGCATGTTCCTGTGCAGAGGCAAGGGCCGAACCGGTTCCTGCTGATAACCGGTCACCGTTTTGCAAAACAACCCGGTCCGGCACGCAAGTGCCGGATCACCGACAAAAGGAGCATCCATGGATCGCCTTCGCAGTGAATGGGCCAACACTTCCGCCAGGAGCCGGGTTATCCTCGGCGTCGTTCTGGGCGTCGCCCTGGTCGTCCTGGCATTGTCCGTGACGGGAGTCATCGACATGGCCCCGGTTCAGACCGGCGTAACCCAGATCAAGAAGTAGCCCGACCGCAAAGGCCCCGCCATGAGAGATTCCGGCGGGGCCTTTGTCGTTCCCGGCGCATGAAATACTTCCCCCTATGAGCGAACCATTGAAGGTAACCCTGTCACTGTCCGAGGAAATGACACTGGGCCATCTGGCCGCGTTCGTCCGCCATGCGCAGCTGGGCGGTGTGGAGCGTGACGCCCTGGCGGTGCTGGAGCGCGACGTCAACGAGGACATAACGGGTTTCAGCTTCGCCCTGAACAACTCCGAGCCCGGATTCAACTGAGTCCTGTCGTCCAACGAAGGCGTGGGCCGCCGACCCCGACCCGTGGGTACGGTCGTGACCGCCAGGCTCACGAGGTGTATCTTCGCCCCATGGGCGACGATACATTCGACATCGATGCGGAATTGGCCAAGAAGGACGCGGAGCAACGTGCCGCCGCCTTTGAACGGATGAAACTGCAAAATCGGCTAGCCGCCTGGAACAGCGCCACTGGCGCTATAAGCCACATCAAACTTTATCGCCTGGGCGATTCTGTCGCCGACGCCTTCAAGCAGTTCGTGTCACGGGGTGGAAAGATCAAGGAGGACAGAACCGTCTGGTTACCTCCGGAGCACCCACAGTACGGCAATGTAGTCCTTGACGAGTCCTGTATGAAGGTGCCCCAGCTGGTTCAGGTAGCTACCCGAAATGAGACGAGTCCCTACGCCGCTGAGACCCGTCAAAAGGAATGGGAAGACGCATGCGCAAAAGTCCGGGCCCGCGTCGCCGCGGAATGGGACACCAAATTTCCGCGACCCGGTTGTCTTGAATTTGTCGACTGGGATTTCGAGGGCGCCCACAAGTATGGGTGGGTGATTTTCGATGAACGGGCAGGCGTTGCATATCTCTTTCACGATCATCGTGGCAGCTACGTCCCGTCTCTCGAAGAGATCCGAAAAGAGCTAGTAGACGCCCTTTATTACCAGACCCGAAAAGGCGACGCGGCCGGTTCTGCAGACCAGACTGAGTGAACCACTCACCTGCCGTGCCGCACCCGGCGCGGGAGAGCGGCGGAGCCGTACAGCCCACGCAGGTTGAGTTGAACTGTCCTCCGATCAAGGGGCATCATCTGGCGCGCGGCTGTAGGGGACCCGGCTAGAAGAGGGACCCGCGGCTGATGGGTTCGATGACGCCCGGCAGCAGCAGGATCAGCAGCGCGCCGGCCACCATGTAGGGCCCGAAGGCGAACTCCTGCTTACGCCGGCCGGCGAACATCAGCGGCAGGGCCACGAGACCGCCCAGCATCATGGGCAGAAGCAGCGCGCCAAGGGCCGCCGCGTACCCGGACTCGAGGCCGCAGACCAGGCCCAGCACCCCGCCGAGCTTCACGTCGCCGAAGCCCAGTCCGCCAGTGAAAAAGGCGACCAGCCACAGGACGGCGAACGCTGCGGCCATCGAAATGGCCGCAGTGAGCGCGGCGGTTACGGTGATCGATCCGGTAACAGCCCCGACGGCGACGGCCAGGCCGAAGGCCGGGTACATGGGCAGCACAATGGCGTTGGGCAGCCGGTGGGTCTTCCAGTCGATGACGGCGAGGAAGACCAGGGCAGCGGTCAGAAGACTGATCATTCCCGCCACCAGTGGACCGCGGCCGGCGTTGACCCAGAAGCCCAGCATGGCCGTGCCGGCTGCCACCGCGGCCGTCGGAAGACCGGTCTCCAGGTTCAGGACTGAGGGCAGCCAGGGCTCATCGACATCGGGGATGATCTCGACTTCCTCGGCCGTCAGGGCATCGGGCAGCGGGGTGCCGGCTGGGGTGGTGTGGATCGTCAATGAAGCTCCTTGAAAAGTGCGGTTCCGTGGGTGCCCGGCGCGGCAAATGGTGGCAGTGTGGCGTTGGTGTCAAAAGTGCAGACTGTTACACTAAGCATGTCGGTGTCTGGGCCGACCTGATGATCGCCGGGGAACGAACCGGCAAGAGAAGAGCTGCAGCGATTATGGGCAATGCCACCGCGGAGACCCTCTATAGAATTGCCGGCCGGAAAGCGGCCCAGGGCCACGGATGGGACGCCCTGAACGCGCAGCTCGCCGGCGACGCACTGTTCATCGCCGCGGAGATGGAGAAGTCCCCCCGTTCCCTCCTGGACCTCAGTCCGCTCAGATCCCTTGACTTCCCCGAAACGGGCCTGGCCGGTGTCGCCGCCGCCTACCGGCGCCAGCTGCTGACCGGTCTGGACAGCTGGGGTATCGCCGGCGCCGTCGCCCAGGCTCTGCCGGCCATTGAGCTGACCGAGGCCCCGCTGGATCCTGCCGAGGCCGGTGCCTTCGCCGACACGTGGCTGGCCGGACGGGACCTCGCCGCGTTCGCCGCCGCGGAATCCGCTCGCGCTGGCCGGTTCGCTGCCCTGGCCAACCGGCTTTACGCCGCGGGGGACTACCCGGCTGCTGGCCGGAGTGCCCAGGCGGCCGACAGGGCGGCCCTCGCCGCGCACTACGGCGCCGAAGCGGCAGTCCTCGGGGACAGGCACCTGGCAGCGCTGCGCACGGCACTGCTGCTGGCGGAGGATCTCCTCACATCCGGCAGTCAGCCGGCGGACAGTGTTGAAGCCGGACGGCAGGCGCGACGGGTCCACGACGAGGTCAACCTCACGGATAAGCCCATCCATTGGGAAGCCGTCTCCTTCCTGTCCTAACGTCACTCAACAACGGCCCCGTCCCGGCAAAGGACGGGGCCGTTGGTGTCAGTTGCGGCGGCCCGCGGCCTTCTGGCGGTGGTAGGAGCCCGTGACGATCTCCGCGTCCAGCGCTGTGCTTTCGTTGATGATCCCGTCCATGACCAGGTTGACCAGGGAGACCTCGAACGGGATCGAGCCCGAGT from Pseudarthrobacter chlorophenolicus A6 encodes the following:
- a CDS encoding prepilin peptidase, with product MTIHTTPAGTPLPDALTAEEVEIIPDVDEPWLPSVLNLETGLPTAAVAAGTAMLGFWVNAGRGPLVAGMISLLTAALVFLAVIDWKTHRLPNAIVLPMYPAFGLAVAVGAVTGSITVTAALTAAISMAAAFAVLWLVAFFTGGLGFGDVKLGGVLGLVCGLESGYAAALGALLLPMMLGGLVALPLMFAGRRKQEFAFGPYMVAGALLILLLPGVIEPISRGSLF